The Melopsittacus undulatus isolate bMelUnd1 chromosome 12, bMelUnd1.mat.Z, whole genome shotgun sequence genome has a segment encoding these proteins:
- the EMID1 gene encoding EMI domain-containing protein 1 isoform X2 has translation MAGGARGRCLPLPVPLPAPLRLCLCLCCCLLLLPPAAGAWSPAVLPPAARSNWCSYTVTRTVSCHVQNGTFLQRVFQGCRWPLACSGGSYRTMVRPIYRVSYRTLTALEWRCCPGHTGSNCQEEAPTFLSLRDSGRPSAAPRRPPLRPTAFSGCLNCSRVGELTARLATLEAQVARLSGSDPPTTTPAPKGSTLGRGAEMGQLWGSPAARGSPGDDGKPGARAPPGPKGDAGGWGPSGIPGVKGPMGPPGPPGPPGPPGRDGARGDPGEKGSPGPPGPPGPPAPVGPAVPHIQPRDPLLTNTVTEAAGGIVGPAGPPGPMGPMGPPGSPGPIGPPGPPGPDGRAGAPGPPGDKGDRGPQGPPGSRGQDGAQGDRGPRGEPGDRGTWGEGLHQLREALKILAERVLILETMIGLYEAEPGSGAAPPRNKRGRGHRPPYPIVTPHQRPPHGHQ, from the exons ATGGCTGGAGGTGCCCGGGGGCGCTGCCTGCCGCTGCCTGTGccgctgcctgcacccctgcggctctgcctgtgcctctgctgctgcctgctgctgctgccgcccgCCGCCGGCGCCTGGAGCCCGGCCGTGCTGCCGCCCGCCGCCCGCAG CAACTGGTGCTCGTACACGGTGACACGGACGGTGTCGTGCCACGTCCAGAACGGCACCTTCCTGCAGCGCGTGTTCCAGGGGTGCCGCTGGCCCCTGGCCTGCAGCGGGGGCAG ctACCGCACCATGGTCCGGCCCATCTACAGGGTGAGCTACAGGACACTGACGGCGCTGGAGTGGAGGTGCTGCCCCGGGCACACCGGGAGCAACTGCCAGGAAG AGGCTCCCACCTTCCTGTCCCTGCGGGACTCCGGCCGCCCCAGCGCTGCCCCACGGCGCCCCCCCCTGCGCCCCACGGCTTTCTCAG GGTGCCTGAACTGCAGCCGTGTTGGGGAGCTGACAGCCCGGCTCGCCACACTGGAGGCGCAG GTGGCCCGGCTCTCAGGGTCGgacccccccaccaccaccccagcACCCAAAGGCAGCACCCTGGGCAGGGgggcagagatggggcagcTCTGGGGGTCCCCGGCCGCCCGCGGCAGCCCTGGGGATGATG GGAAACCCGGTGCCagggccccccccggccccaagggggatgcaggaggatgGGGACCATCGGGAATTCCAGGGGTGAAGGGTCCGATGGGGCCGCCAG gcccccccggccccccagGACCacctggcagggatggagccagggGGGACCCTGGAGAGAAAGGGTCACCCGGGCCCCCAGGCCCCCCTGGACCCCCTGCACCTGTGGGGCCAGCGgtgccccacatccagccca GGGACCCTCTCCTGACCAACACCGTCACTGAAGCTGCCGGGGGGATCGTGGGTCCCGCCGGACCCCCTGGCCCCATGGGGCCAATGG GTCCCCCTGGTTCCCCCGGTCCCATCGGGCCCCCCGGGCCTCCAGGACCTGAT GGCAGAGCCGGCGCTCCCGGCCCCCCTGGGGACAAGGGGGACAGG GGTCCCCAGGGCCCCCCCGGCAGCCGCGGGCAGGATGGGGCACAG GGTGACAGAGGCCCCAGGGGCGAGCCGGGGGACAGGGGCACGTGG GGGGAGGGCTTGCACCAGCTCCGTGAGGCGCTCAAGATCCTGGCAGAGCGGGTTCTGATCCTGGAGACCATGATCGGGCTCTATG AGGCAGAGCCCGGCTCCGGTGCTGCTCCCCCCCGGAACAAGCGTGGCCGTGGTCACCGCCCCCCGtaccccattgtgaccccccACCAGCGGCCCCCCCATGGCCACCAGTGA
- the EMID1 gene encoding EMI domain-containing protein 1 isoform X3: protein MAGGARGRCLPLPVPLPAPLRLCLCLCCCLLLLPPAAGAWSPAVLPPAARSNWCSYTVTRTVSCHVQNGTFLQRVFQGCRWPLACSGGSSYRTMVRPIYRVSYRTLTALEWRCCPGHTGSNCQEEAPTFLSLRDSGRPSAAPRRPPLRPTAFSGCLNCSRVGELTARLATLEAQVARLSGSDPPTTTPAPKGSTLGRGAEMGQLWGSPAARGSPGDDGKPGARAPPGPKGDAGGWGPSGIPGVKGPMGPPGPPGPPGPPGRDGARGDPGEKGSPGPPGPPGPPAPVGPAVPHIQPRDPLLTNTVTEAAGGIVGPAGPPGPMGPMGPPGSPGPIGPPGPPGPDGRAGAPGPPGDKGDRGPQGPPGSRGQDGAQGEGLHQLREALKILAERVLILETMIGLYEAEPGSGAAPPRNKRGRGHRPPYPIVTPHQRPPHGHQ from the exons ATGGCTGGAGGTGCCCGGGGGCGCTGCCTGCCGCTGCCTGTGccgctgcctgcacccctgcggctctgcctgtgcctctgctgctgcctgctgctgctgccgcccgCCGCCGGCGCCTGGAGCCCGGCCGTGCTGCCGCCCGCCGCCCGCAG CAACTGGTGCTCGTACACGGTGACACGGACGGTGTCGTGCCACGTCCAGAACGGCACCTTCCTGCAGCGCGTGTTCCAGGGGTGCCGCTGGCCCCTGGCCTGCAGCGGGGGCAG cagctACCGCACCATGGTCCGGCCCATCTACAGGGTGAGCTACAGGACACTGACGGCGCTGGAGTGGAGGTGCTGCCCCGGGCACACCGGGAGCAACTGCCAGGAAG AGGCTCCCACCTTCCTGTCCCTGCGGGACTCCGGCCGCCCCAGCGCTGCCCCACGGCGCCCCCCCCTGCGCCCCACGGCTTTCTCAG GGTGCCTGAACTGCAGCCGTGTTGGGGAGCTGACAGCCCGGCTCGCCACACTGGAGGCGCAG GTGGCCCGGCTCTCAGGGTCGgacccccccaccaccaccccagcACCCAAAGGCAGCACCCTGGGCAGGGgggcagagatggggcagcTCTGGGGGTCCCCGGCCGCCCGCGGCAGCCCTGGGGATGATG GGAAACCCGGTGCCagggccccccccggccccaagggggatgcaggaggatgGGGACCATCGGGAATTCCAGGGGTGAAGGGTCCGATGGGGCCGCCAG gcccccccggccccccagGACCacctggcagggatggagccagggGGGACCCTGGAGAGAAAGGGTCACCCGGGCCCCCAGGCCCCCCTGGACCCCCTGCACCTGTGGGGCCAGCGgtgccccacatccagccca GGGACCCTCTCCTGACCAACACCGTCACTGAAGCTGCCGGGGGGATCGTGGGTCCCGCCGGACCCCCTGGCCCCATGGGGCCAATGG GTCCCCCTGGTTCCCCCGGTCCCATCGGGCCCCCCGGGCCTCCAGGACCTGAT GGCAGAGCCGGCGCTCCCGGCCCCCCTGGGGACAAGGGGGACAGG GGTCCCCAGGGCCCCCCCGGCAGCCGCGGGCAGGATGGGGCACAG GGGGAGGGCTTGCACCAGCTCCGTGAGGCGCTCAAGATCCTGGCAGAGCGGGTTCTGATCCTGGAGACCATGATCGGGCTCTATG AGGCAGAGCCCGGCTCCGGTGCTGCTCCCCCCCGGAACAAGCGTGGCCGTGGTCACCGCCCCCCGtaccccattgtgaccccccACCAGCGGCCCCCCCATGGCCACCAGTGA
- the EMID1 gene encoding EMI domain-containing protein 1 isoform X1, producing MAGGARGRCLPLPVPLPAPLRLCLCLCCCLLLLPPAAGAWSPAVLPPAARSNWCSYTVTRTVSCHVQNGTFLQRVFQGCRWPLACSGGSSYRTMVRPIYRVSYRTLTALEWRCCPGHTGSNCQEEAPTFLSLRDSGRPSAAPRRPPLRPTAFSGCLNCSRVGELTARLATLEAQVARLSGSDPPTTTPAPKGSTLGRGAEMGQLWGSPAARGSPGDDGKPGARAPPGPKGDAGGWGPSGIPGVKGPMGPPGPPGPPGPPGRDGARGDPGEKGSPGPPGPPGPPAPVGPAVPHIQPRDPLLTNTVTEAAGGIVGPAGPPGPMGPMGPPGSPGPIGPPGPPGPDGRAGAPGPPGDKGDRGPQGPPGSRGQDGAQGDRGPRGEPGDRGTWGEGLHQLREALKILAERVLILETMIGLYEAEPGSGAAPPRNKRGRGHRPPYPIVTPHQRPPHGHQ from the exons ATGGCTGGAGGTGCCCGGGGGCGCTGCCTGCCGCTGCCTGTGccgctgcctgcacccctgcggctctgcctgtgcctctgctgctgcctgctgctgctgccgcccgCCGCCGGCGCCTGGAGCCCGGCCGTGCTGCCGCCCGCCGCCCGCAG CAACTGGTGCTCGTACACGGTGACACGGACGGTGTCGTGCCACGTCCAGAACGGCACCTTCCTGCAGCGCGTGTTCCAGGGGTGCCGCTGGCCCCTGGCCTGCAGCGGGGGCAG cagctACCGCACCATGGTCCGGCCCATCTACAGGGTGAGCTACAGGACACTGACGGCGCTGGAGTGGAGGTGCTGCCCCGGGCACACCGGGAGCAACTGCCAGGAAG AGGCTCCCACCTTCCTGTCCCTGCGGGACTCCGGCCGCCCCAGCGCTGCCCCACGGCGCCCCCCCCTGCGCCCCACGGCTTTCTCAG GGTGCCTGAACTGCAGCCGTGTTGGGGAGCTGACAGCCCGGCTCGCCACACTGGAGGCGCAG GTGGCCCGGCTCTCAGGGTCGgacccccccaccaccaccccagcACCCAAAGGCAGCACCCTGGGCAGGGgggcagagatggggcagcTCTGGGGGTCCCCGGCCGCCCGCGGCAGCCCTGGGGATGATG GGAAACCCGGTGCCagggccccccccggccccaagggggatgcaggaggatgGGGACCATCGGGAATTCCAGGGGTGAAGGGTCCGATGGGGCCGCCAG gcccccccggccccccagGACCacctggcagggatggagccagggGGGACCCTGGAGAGAAAGGGTCACCCGGGCCCCCAGGCCCCCCTGGACCCCCTGCACCTGTGGGGCCAGCGgtgccccacatccagccca GGGACCCTCTCCTGACCAACACCGTCACTGAAGCTGCCGGGGGGATCGTGGGTCCCGCCGGACCCCCTGGCCCCATGGGGCCAATGG GTCCCCCTGGTTCCCCCGGTCCCATCGGGCCCCCCGGGCCTCCAGGACCTGAT GGCAGAGCCGGCGCTCCCGGCCCCCCTGGGGACAAGGGGGACAGG GGTCCCCAGGGCCCCCCCGGCAGCCGCGGGCAGGATGGGGCACAG GGTGACAGAGGCCCCAGGGGCGAGCCGGGGGACAGGGGCACGTGG GGGGAGGGCTTGCACCAGCTCCGTGAGGCGCTCAAGATCCTGGCAGAGCGGGTTCTGATCCTGGAGACCATGATCGGGCTCTATG AGGCAGAGCCCGGCTCCGGTGCTGCTCCCCCCCGGAACAAGCGTGGCCGTGGTCACCGCCCCCCGtaccccattgtgaccccccACCAGCGGCCCCCCCATGGCCACCAGTGA